The sequence below is a genomic window from Lolium perenne isolate Kyuss_39 chromosome 7, Kyuss_2.0, whole genome shotgun sequence.
catcacacatttcaaggtattttggtgacatgacatagcaataaatgaagaaagagagggatgtggtaactagctatgttaccataatatcacacaccccaagataaAATGAGTCTACTAATAAATAAATGAGACTTTGCATGATACCATCTCTAAgttactttccactatgaaggtagtaacatagactagtaacttatgcatgacaccaccttatgttactccccactatgagcagcctaacCTCGCACAGATGCTGCTGCGGAGCCCGTCCTGACCCGTAGCCTATCGCGAGGTCCCATCACCGGAGAAGATGAAGCAGCGATCCCCAAATTGGTATATCTTTCTCATCGCTGCTATGCGGGCGTGATTAGTGGCGTTACCATGCCGGTGCCTTAATTAGTTGTTGTTTCCCTGGGACTCCGTAAGTAACCGAATAAGCAAATTATGCAAGGATCAAGGGATTTAATTAGGGGATGGGATTAATGGGGGTCTGGGTGACACGAGCGGGTTCACCCAATTTCCCGGGTGGGTTGTTCCACGGGTGAATCAGTTCACCATGAACCGAACGAGGCCTAAGTGGGCCCCTTTTCCCGTGAACCTTCTTTTATTCTGGGCCGTATTTATCTGTGTGTGTCAGTGTGTGTCTTCGCTAGTGGGCTTTTGTTCCCGTGATTCAGCcagcttttttttttgaacaggagaGGTTCGAAGGACCTAGAGCTTTGTTGACATTTCAGCGGTGGCAGTACAATTACAAAAAGGTCCTGAGAAAAAAGAAAATTACAGATCGACCCAAGTACTTTGCACTAAGGATCTTAGAATGGAATAAAGAAACGTGATCCAGGCCAGCTCTAGATCCACCGCCGTCGAGGTCGCCGGAGTCAACCTCCATGCCACTGGGGACAGAACCACTTGGGGCATGGAGGCGGGAGCTAGCTCCGATGATGCTTTTGAGCCTCCGTCTAGATGATTGGAGGTTTAGAAAGACCTGAGGACGAAGAACGAGCGTCGTTGCCTCAGGAAAGAGGGGCCGCCCTACGGCCAACAAGAATGGCGACAGTGGCGCCTTGGTGAACCTCCCAGGGTGGAGGGGCTGCCTTCCAGCCATAGGATTCAGCGACAGTGGCGCCGAGAAGACCCTCCAAGTAGAAGCCAACAAGCTTCCCTACTACAGATGAGGTAGCCGGCGACGAGCAGGTGggcaaccctcttctccctcaacaCCATGATGAGCAGAGAGGAGGAGACCACCGTAGCATCGGCATAGACCAGAACCGCGAGAGACGGCTTTATTTACGGAGATCCTCGTCCCCCTCCGCCGCCACACCTCTGGctccgaccgccggagctccttgAGATCGAGGTAGAAGACGACGCGGCGCCAGATCCAGCCGATGGGATCCGCCACCTCACTCCCGGCATACTCGCCAAACGCCACTAGGGACCATAATCTATAGCTAGTACTACTACTATCTACTCCGGCGCCATCTTCTCTCCAACTCCGACCGGCTAGCCCGGCGGAGAGGGAGGAGGAGCGGCCCGGTGAGTTCGAGGATAAGGTCAAGAACTGTAGCTAggtgagaggaggggagggggaaATGAGCGTCCATCAATTGTGATCCAGCCAACTGAGAGACAGTTCAAGTTCATGTCGGAGACGAAGTTCCAATCCCTGATAAAAAAAAATCTGATGTCGAAGATTTGTTGTGATTTGAGTAGAGTCGGAGATAGACTCCGAGTGCTCAACGACATATCTAGGACGTGGACCGATATAAAGATATCCAACTAGGTATTTCGTTATACGCACGTCCAAATCTATCAGATCATCATGGCGGCGTCCAGGGCAATGACGACGGTGTTGGACACGGCGACTTCTACGTGCACCCCGGAGACGGTGCAGCGCAAGCACGTCTTCGACATCCGTGGCTACAGCCAGCACAAGCTCCTCGGCCCCAACACCTACATCAGCTCCGGCTCCTTCGCCGTGGGCGGCTACGACTGGAACATCCGCTACTTCCCCGGAGGGTACCTGAAGCCCAAGTACGTGTCCGTCTACCTCGAGCTCCTCACCGCCTCCGCCCGCGTGCGCGCGTCGTGCGACCTCAGCATCGTCAACCAGCGCACCGGCGTCGCCTCGCTCGTGTCGCGCACGCCGCCGATGGTGTTCAGCTCCGACCTCACCAGGTTCGCGCCGAGCACCGCCAAGTTCAAGAAGAGGAGCAAGCTGGAGGCGTCCGGGTTCGTCCAGGGCGACCGTCTGGTCATCGAGTGCGTCGTCACCGTCTTCATGTATCCGACCGTCGTCCGGACCACGCCGGAAGTGGAGCCGCCGTCAGACCTGCACCGTGACCTCGCCAAGCTGTACGAGTCCAAGGCCGGGGcggacgtcggcttcgtcgtccgTGGGCAGCAGGGTTTCAGCGCTCACCTCACCGTGCTCGCGATGAGGTCGCCGGTGTTCATGGCGCACCTTCGTAACGAGCGGATGGGATTCTCAGGGTGCTTCACCATCAACCACATGCAGCCTGAGGTCTTTGAGGCTCTGCTCTACTACATCTACATGGACTCGCTGCCCGCCATGCCTGACATGGACGCCGACCGCAAGAGGGAAATTACCATGGATTTACTTGCAGCGGCGGATCGGTTCGCTATTCAGAGATTGAAGCTAATATGTGAAAGCGCCCTATCTAAGACCCTCGAGGCCAATACGGTGGTTGCCACTCTGACTTTAGCAGAGAAGCATCACTGCCAAAAACTCCGAGAGGCTTGCCTTGAATTTATAGCTTCTTCAGTCGACCAAATGAAGTAGTTAATTATTGACTCATTTGTTATTAATAACGGAGTATTCTTTTTTCACTTCTGCTATTTGATAGCCGAGTGTTTTTCAATTCGTCAACGCTCCATTTTTGTGTCCATTGTATTTGTATACATGGTAGATTGACTGGGCCACATGCTTTTGTGTTTGTAAATACCTTATGTGACACAAATTACAGTCCACTTACACTCGTATTACATGtaaactagcaaggtggccctcggACACCCGAGGGCAGCACCTATACTCTTTAATTCTTTTAGTCTTATTGTTCTTTGACTATTTATATAGTCTTATATATTCATATTGTGTCACAATGTATTAATATATGATACGGTTTTGTAACCACTGAATACATTGCGAATAAAATATGAGAACTGCATATAACATCTCTAATCATATTTGCTTATTCATGCAAATAATAATTCTGTTATTTAAAAAAATGATACTTATGGTGATATGTTTAATTTTTATATGGTACTAGTAcaaagcccgtgcgttgctacggtgccAAATTAATTAAGCAAAAAGTATCAACATTTTATATTTTAAAATTCGTAGGTCAATCCAATCTAAATTGTTTGCATTTATTGTTCTGTCTTTTATATTGTGCAATAGTGAGAATTATATAATATTAAACATGTAATACTATCTCCAAATCGGTTTAAAGAGTAATTGCACATTTCGAGTAAGAAGTTTGACTAaaaatttggtcaacaaaatatgagatatatgccgcaaaaattataccattagatTCATATTCAAAAGAAATTTCAAATAATATAACTTTTAtgatatatatcttatattttgttGATCAAATTAGTAGCCaaagtttttttttgaaatacgTAATAGCCCTATAAATCGGTATAGATGGAGTAGTAAAAATCACCCAAGAATTTAAATCATGTAATCGTGAAAATCAAAATGATGCTAGTCAGAATAAATCATTAATTATCAGAACAACACATTAACATGGTAATCGTCTGAGCCGGGCCTGCAGGAACAGCTGGTCCCGTTTGCATCTGGACATGGATGCAGGAAGTCGGATATGATAGGAAATATGGGCTCGCTAGACCATCCCGCACCCACATGATGCAGCGCTCGCTAACATCAGCCGCACCACCGCTCCATGGTGCTCGACCTCTGCCAAGCACTACGATGTCTCACCCTAGCTCCTGCCGCAGGCTTGTTCCGCCGGATTTATTTCACGTTTGTTGTGCGGGACACACTTTTTGTGTTCCAAAGTTTCTGCGGTAATCGAATCTGCGATTCTGTGGAGTTGAGAGATCGTGGGTGGGATGGTTCGTTTGTTCTTCGCCTTTTATGTTGTCGCGAGTTAGCTTGATTTGGAAATCGTATCGAATCGCGGGACAGAGAAACACACCGACGCCCCTCGACGTATCCTGTTCTTTAGCGATTGAATTAGGAAACTGAATTAGGGGCCAGAGTAGAACTCCGGGGAGGCTGGATAGATAGACGTACGAAAGCGCCCACTTAGACGGACTCCTACTATTGTAGGTTGTTTCATAAATTTTTGGGAACAGCGCTGCGCGAGCCACCGCTTTCGGAACTTGATAACGCCTGTGCGAGCCACCGCTTTCGGAACTTGATCGGCCTCCAGTTAGAGATGAACTCTTCTAACATAGGGATAGAAGATCCCGCGGTCCAAACAGAATTTTACCAACTGTTGACGACCGAATGACGATCAAACCAAACCAAACGTCGGAAatacttttgcttttattattaggtatagaaatGCGTTCGGGTACTCTAAAAAAAAACTTAAGGTGAGAACACTGGCTCTGAAGGTGGAGTGTATTGGTGTCGCCATGGCATGCCGGGCAAAGAGCCAGAGACGTCTTCGTCGCTTGGTGTATCAGTTCCTCATCTCTTCTTTTCTGCACATGTTCGTGATGCCCCATGGTCTGATCCCCATCGCAATAATCTGCACCCAATTGTTCAATTGTTTGACCAAGTCCCAGATCACAGACAGTAGCACAAAGAGAAATCAAGCGCATGTACAGCTGCAGCTCAGCAAACACCGTCTGGTAAGCTAAACGGTTGAACTTTGAAGCTCCAAATAATTGAAATTCATGATATATATTGATTAATTTGAAACAAAACACCAACATCATGTCACTCCTTAGCGCCATCTGTCGATCAGAGACAGCTGACGTAGTCACATAGAACTTGATGTCCACCCTAGCCGGAAGTAGTCCATGCCTTCAAAGGCATCGGTGCTGAGTTTAGCGACGCCGCACACAAAGAAGAAACTTTGTTCCTGCTGAGTCAGAGCTGGACCCGAGATCCGTGCCATGGTTGATCTTGCGAGGTTCAGGGAAAAGCTCTTCTGGACATCCGCGTGACGTACCCTCCTACCGCAGGGAGGAGGAACCGTCGTCGGTGTTTGATAGCTCGACGAGACAACGACGGGTAGCTACAAAACCACCGTCCGGCGAGTCGGAGTCGGACACCATGCACGTGGAACCAATCAAACATGATGAACTATAGCTGTTCTTTCCTCTTGATAATGCTAACGAATTTGATGTACAGTTTGGCATGATGCAAAGTTTGGCGTGGGTTCATCGTGGCCTAAATAGCGATTCACGCTCGGCTGGCATCTGGCAAGCTTCGTTCGATCGCCCAAATAGAAAAACATCTGCATCGGCGTGCACACAAAAACAATCAAGCAAATTCAAGCCTGCTTGGCTGAATTGATCGTGACATCCCGTGATCGTTTCTTGCATACCTCCTCTGGAGCAAGTGAACGCAAGTCCGTCGTCAATCCGGAGTCTTTTGTCTCATGTCTACCCACGTCCTCGCCCATGGACGCCTGGACCACTGTCCGCAGCCGACTCCTGGCGCAACAGCAATGGCATGGTGATGCAGGCACCATCGGCCCCGTTTCCACGCACGCCTTGATGCGATTAATGAAGCTCGACATCGTCGGACGCTGCTTCTCCCGGCAAACTCCTGCGTTATTCGAGCCAGGAGTGGATCCTCTCTTGAAAAAAAATCAGTTGATCAGGCATTGCTCGACGTTGCTTCTCCACGTTACTTTTCATCGTCCAGAGGCGCTTGTCGCCGCCGAGCTCTGCCTGAACACCGCCGCTTGATTGATTCATTGCTTACCTGAACGCTGCCGCCTGATTCATTGCTGGGACGGGCTCAAGATTGTAATTGATTGCTCGTCTATGCAGGAGAAGCCGTAGCTAGCTAGGCTGTTCTATATATTCAGGATTGGACTTAGCAAAGGCTATTCTGGTTCGGATAGGACTCCTCTTAGCAACGACTCGTGCGGCACAAAAACAACGGACGAAACAAAACGCGATGAACTGAACGGACGAAACCAACTAAGCAATCTaggacggaccaaaccacggaaagcttattttctttattattaggtatatattATATTTCAATTTTAAAAATGTCTATTCGATGTTAATAGATGACCCATTTAAGAAACTGAGTATTTTATCATTTCAAGTTGTGTGTAATCTATAGACTTTTATAAGGATCTAATTATATTGATAATGACTATTATATCAACAAAATTGTTTTAATGGCACTGCATTTTAATATAGTATTGTCGCTCGATCCCTAATGGTCGCCTATTATAATAAATGTTTCTTATACAGCCATATATGATAATTTTTTAATCATTTGTTGATGATATGGACCAAATGTTTAATTCACCTAGGATAGAAAATAGCATAGTAATCACTCGTTTGATATATAAACATTGAAATTTGTAAATATTTTGCCGTATATTCAATTTTTCTTTTCCTAGCATGCAGATGCACACTTGAATGGAAACCTTTAGTTTATTTTTTTAGAACCTGTGTAtccattttttccaatctgtactttcattttgaaaaaactTTTGTTACGTGTACATCTTTGATACTCATCTAGGTAACAATAATTTTAGTATATTTATTGATGATCACCTACATGACATGCTATATATTATTATAGTTCGTGTAACATTTTTAGACTTTAAATCTTAACCATTAAAATTAAGGTTGCTAGATCAAATAATTTCAGTATATctggattaacgtggtgtctcgAAAAAGAACCGTATAAGGTTGATAGATCAAATAATTTCAGTATATCTGGATTAACGTGTTGTACCGGAAAAGAACTGTAtttttttaatatataatagTATATTTGTTGATGATCATCTACATGACATGCTATATATTATTATAGTTCGTGTAACATTTTTAGTCATTAAATATTAGCCATTAAAATTAATGTTGCTAGATCAAATAGTTTCAGTActggattaacgtggtgtctcgAAAAAGAACCGTATAACAATGATAGATCAAATAATTTCACTATATTTGGTTTAACGTATTGTACCAAAAAAGAACTGTAtttttttaatatataatagatgtAAGAATTTAGAACCAAGAATTAAATAAAAGaattaacatttaataaacacATATTTTTTGGTTTTATTGGAAAGTTAGAGTCCTAGATTTATACGTCTATCCAGTCTCATCTTTTTTTTTCTCATAAATGCTTTTTTACGTCATATGCATGGTACGTGCTAGAGTTCTAGAGTTATACGTGTATCCAGACACATCTTTTTTCTTATCATGAATCCTTCTTTTCACGTTATCACATGGTACGTGATTTCCCTTCCGTATTTAGCGCATTTACTTATTATTAAACGTGACAAACATGGTTACACAGTTATGTACGTAACTATTAGTGTTTTGTTCAATCTTATCCGTAATTTATAGATCTAACGGTTAAAATAATTCttatgatgtggattaacgtggtgccTCTATTTTAGACCCCCGTATTGtgcttttaatatataatagatagatagattagTAAAGAGAGTACTCGACTGATTTTTAAATTGCCATAAGTCAACTTTTCCTTCAGCCTGGATAACATGTGTCATGGAGGAAAAATTAGCCTCGATCTCCTTTAGATGAATTATCAACGAGTTTATAGGCGGGATATTCgtgcaataagcaaacaaagtgaAAAGAGATGAAATCCATATAAATGATTTCAACTAAAAATTACAAGTTTCGGATCATTTGATTCTAGTGTAATgaacttgctacatatagactataaaaacacacacacacaaatataTAGTCTACATGATTTCAAAAATCAAATTACAATGTTATTTGCCCAAATTTACATGTTCCCCAGCAGATCATGTAATAAATAGTGTAGTGAGTCCACGGAGACAAGGGAACAAGTGGTGTGATGATTTCTATTTTTGTATTTGATCTTGATATTGTGTGTGACTAGTCCTCACGGActgcgggttggggtgaatcctcgcagcGTTCATATGCATCTAATATTATGTTATGTGTAAAGATTGAATATGAGTTTTGCtatcttgtatccttgtctctCTGCCCCATCTTGATGATCTGCAAGTATCCATTTCATTCGAGTCGATCAAGGGAAGAAGTAGGATGAGTGGAGAACGGCGTGCTACAGTGAAACATTAGTGACATAAAGATGAAAGTAACattacatgtttagtgattcattcgggatcaaagcacaatcatctagcttaagaCTTTGGTCTATATTCATTACTTAATAACGGTTGTTGCTTGCAACTGTAAGGACAATGGTTGGACCATTATGAtcttgtcacctctggctttaggggcaagagtatttacggatgtgctactcacaaatcttttatctctattttatttgttacacatatgagcttcaattatatatgtatgcataTCTATAGGTGAAACCTTAACCCCGACCTATTTGAATCATTAAACACACTAGATAGGTACGGTAAACTGAAGCTAAAGTACACTAGCAAGTCTTATAGACGTTTCCTTCACACCATTTAGCACtgcttcccaaggttcgattaaaaCCTAGATCTTCTAGGAATTTTTTTTATCATACTGCAATCCGTAATCCGGATCGAATGTATCGACCCTttatctggcgccgttgccgggaagcaaTTTCGCTATTCCGGTAAGGTTACTAGAGACcttgttagttatcttatttttagttttaagtttttattTACTGTTATTAGTTCACTGTTTTATTCTTTACTTGAagcccaaaaaaattagttacttgttcttTTACAATCATAGAAGAAATACCAAAAAGATAATCACTATGGCAGAAAAGGAGTTTGGGGAATATGCTATCCccaatgatgattttattcgtGCACCCATAACTCAGCTCGATGTTGAAGCGGATAACTATGAAATTAAGCCTAACCTTTTAAGTTTGGTTTAGCGGAACCAATTTGGAGGCTCATCCGCTGAGGATTCAGGTATGCACTTAAACACATTCActgaaatatgtgatatgatgcgCATTaaagatgttgatccaaatgctattAAATTGCACCTATTTCCTTTTTCATTAAGAGGAAAAGCAAATGACTGGTTGCTAGCTTTTCCTAAGGGCAGTATAACTTCATGGGATGAATGTACTAATATATTTATGACTAAGTTTTTCCCACCAACAAAGACTATGTAACTACGTTATAACATTACTTGTTTTAGACAAGAAGACCGCTAGCCACTAGCGCTTGCGTGGGAAAGGATGAAAGAAGCCACCATGAACTGTCCAAGTCATGAAATGGAGGATTGGTTAATCCTACATTTATTTTATAATGCCCTTAACCCAATGTCAAAGTCTATGATTGATACTGCAGCAGGAGGAACATTCTGGCAAGGAGGCTTCTAGATGATATGCAAAGCAACCATGCCCAATGGCATGTATCTAGACAGATCCTCTTCAAGAAATGTGAATGCAATCACCGAAGGTAACAATGAAGAACTTACTTCAAAGGTAGATGATTTTATACATATGCTTAGGGTATAGCTAGGCTTTACTTACATGTTTCAAGTGGTATGGAGATCATGTGGTAGCTTGTATCTTGGTGCTACCTCCTTCTTCCTTGGAAAGTTCTCCATTCACTTCTTATGTGGGAACTGAAACTTCACATTCCCTTCCTTTGAGTCAATGATTACACTTGTAGTTCTCAAAAACATTATTTCAAGGATTATAGGACTAGAGGCTTTACTCCCCATGTCCATGATAACAAAATCAACATGCACAAAATTCATATGTAACTCAACCATTATATCATTTACTTTTCCTAAAGCATGTGTGGTCGATTCATTAGCAAGCAAAAGATCTATTGAACATTTTCCATAGTTTTGAGTTCTAGTAGATCATATAATTCTTTTGATAGCACAAAGACACTAGATCCAAGATCTAAGATAGCCCGATGGGTCTCTTTGCCAATAGTTATTAATATTTTGGGGATCCAAGCATCCCCAAGATTTGGTGGTATCATGGCTTCATTATTGTATGTTTCCTTTGCTTACATATTTTCTATGTAAAAGCCAAATCTTGCTTGATGAACATTAATGGATGGGTCATTAGAAAACTTTTTTAGGTTATTAATAAGTTCATACAAGCTGCATTTATCAAGGTCAAATAGAGGCTCTTCTGTTTTACTTAGAATTTTATCTTCTTCTACTTGTGTATCATTTGTGATCATTGGTAGCTCTTTATTATCAATAAGCATAGTCATTTATTTTTCTTATTTCAATAAGCGTTGTTTAAAGGAAGTAGTAGTATTCATAGGGGGAATTTGTTCAGGTTGGTTCATAGTGCTTAAGTTTGCAAAAGTTGGTACTAATTTTTATGTGTTTTTGTGTTTTAAAGAgaaaaagactaaaaacaagacaaagAAAATTACTTTGAAAATCTAGAGGAGAAAGAAAAGCTCACAGTGGTtcaacctccccaagcttaggtggTTGCACAAAGTTGGTGTTGATGGTGCTAGAAGATGTGCTCATTCCAACTTGATGAAGATGTAGTTGTGATGTCCCTCTTGTAATTCCACAACGCCAAAAAATGTTCTTGCAGTTTCCTTGGTAATTGACTTGTGTTTCACCACTATCAACCACTATGATGTAGCCCTCTCGCAACTCCTCGGCAACGGTGCTATAAAATGTTCTTGATGGAAACAACTCTGTGTGTACCAACTCGTTGGTACTCCAGGTGAATACTGTTGTAGCAAGCATCtttttcccacaagggtgacttgAGGGTTTATATCAAACCCTCAGGGAATTGGTTTAGAAGCTGaattcttcttctcctcttctagcAACCTGCAAAATAAATTTATTTCCTTGTGTCCCCAATTCTACCGTGTGGTTTTCAAGCACAAGATTTTGTATTAGTAATAGAAAATACAAGTACAACTTAAAATACACTAAAGTAAACAGcctaagcaaactaaataaaaaacAGTAAATGGATAAATGTTTTTGGGTTTTATGTGTGTGTATGTGAAGAAGTATTTTTGGCATTTTTGGACTAATAAATAATAGTTAATATAAAGCGTGGTTAGGCTTAACCTAACTTGATTCTTCCCTCCTCCACTGTTGGTTGGTTCCTTGCTTTTATACCTCCTAAGATGATCACAACGGCTAGCCCGAGCACCGACCAAGAGCGTTCCGGGCTCAATCGGATGGAGCCACGCGGACGATG
It includes:
- the LOC127312539 gene encoding BTB/POZ and MATH domain-containing protein 2-like, with amino-acid sequence MAASRAMTTVLDTATSTCTPETVQRKHVFDIRGYSQHKLLGPNTYISSGSFAVGGYDWNIRYFPGGYLKPKYVSVYLELLTASARVRASCDLSIVNQRTGVASLVSRTPPMVFSSDLTRFAPSTAKFKKRSKLEASGFVQGDRLVIECVVTVFMYPTVVRTTPEVEPPSDLHRDLAKLYESKAGADVGFVVRGQQGFSAHLTVLAMRSPVFMAHLRNERMGFSGCFTINHMQPEVFEALLYYIYMDSLPAMPDMDADRKREITMDLLAAADRFAIQRLKLICESALSKTLEANTVVATLTLAEKHHCQKLREACLEFIASSVDQMK